Proteins encoded within one genomic window of Brevinema andersonii:
- the pstB gene encoding phosphate ABC transporter ATP-binding protein PstB, giving the protein MKIADQNFVDSQSRSKRISEPGIINVQNLNVYYGTQHVLKSINMNIPEHKIVAVMGPSGCGKSTLIRTFNRMNEMIEDTSHTGKVLLNKENIFMMDPIILRRKVGMVFQQPTPFPTMSIYDNVIAGYTLNGAHLKKVESDKLVEESLKKSALWAEVKDKLHHKGSFLSGGQQQRLCIARTLAMNPEVLLLDEPTSALDPKSTAMIEELLIGLKQSVTIILVTHNIAQAGRVSDYTAFMYLGELVEYDSTKRMFTIPKDKRTEEYLTGKFG; this is encoded by the coding sequence ATGAAAATTGCCGATCAAAATTTTGTAGACTCACAATCACGCTCCAAAAGAATTTCTGAACCAGGTATTATTAATGTTCAAAATTTGAATGTATATTATGGGACACAACATGTGCTTAAATCGATTAATATGAACATTCCAGAACATAAAATTGTAGCGGTTATGGGACCTTCCGGTTGCGGCAAATCGACATTAATACGGACATTTAACAGAATGAACGAAATGATCGAAGACACCTCTCATACAGGTAAAGTACTGCTAAATAAAGAAAATATTTTTATGATGGATCCGATTATTTTAAGGCGGAAAGTTGGCATGGTTTTTCAGCAACCTACTCCTTTTCCGACAATGTCTATTTATGACAATGTTATTGCAGGATATACGTTGAATGGGGCTCACTTAAAAAAAGTGGAATCAGACAAATTAGTAGAAGAATCGCTTAAAAAATCGGCACTTTGGGCTGAAGTAAAAGACAAGCTCCATCATAAGGGTTCTTTTCTCTCAGGAGGACAACAGCAAAGATTATGTATTGCCAGGACGTTAGCGATGAACCCGGAAGTTTTGCTCCTTGATGAACCAACTTCTGCTCTAGATCCCAAATCCACAGCTATGATAGAAGAATTGCTCATCGGCTTAAAACAAAGCGTTACTATTATTTTAGTAACACACAACATTGCTCAAGCAGGACGAGTTTCGGACTATACGGCTTTTATGTATCTTGGCGAACTGGTAGAATACGACAGTACCAAACGGATGTTCACTATACCTAAAGATAAAAGAACAGAAGAGTATCTTACAGGAAAATTTGGTTAA